Proteins encoded within one genomic window of Thunnus albacares chromosome 13, fThuAlb1.1, whole genome shotgun sequence:
- the LOC122995785 gene encoding uncharacterized protein LOC122995785, with translation MTVWWSALILLCCILNCVETSAPSPVQKEYSNSFLLTSHTRNRVKTLLREYKKHQLENVDFEDKGRQLKDLPLLSTDFYSWLQLTVSVCLGVSKEILQEVTVWCLLCAKDWERLHTALWDMQSFWNVLELKRKQLEKEKEERMPASTSIPRSIKHVQLDLRDLMNKVSSQMSKMKRSWVKPTSLTVRTHLNPEANSKTVWDSRVEGYIILRDLDLYLTKLARDFLLLASRTRI, from the exons ATGACTGTTTGGTGGTCTGCTCTCATCCTCCTTTGCTGTATACTTAACTGTGTGGAGACTTCTGCTCCATCTCCAGTCCAGAAGGAATACAGCAACTCCTTTCTCCTCACATCTCACACCCGAAACCGTGTCAAGACGCTGCTGAGGGAATAC AAAAAGCATCAGTTGGAAAATGTGGATTTTGAGGACAAAGGCCGGCAGTTAAAGGACCTGCCGTTACTTTCTACAGATTTCTACAGCTGGCTACAGCTGACGGTTAGTGTCTGTTTGGGTGTTTCAAAAGAAATTCTACAGGAAGTCACTGTCTGGTG CTTGTTGTGTGCTAAGGACTGGGAACGACTACACACTGCTCTCTGGGATATGCAATCCTTCTGGAACGTGTTGGAGTTGAAGAGAAAGCAGCtggagaaggaaaaggaagagcGGATGCCAGCGAGCACGTCTATACCTCGGAGCATCAAGCACGTTCAGCTGGACCTGAGGGACCTGATGAACAAAGTCAGCAGTCAG ATGAGTAAAATGAAGAGGTCTTGGGTGAAGCCAACCTCCCTCACCGTACGGACTCATCTGAACCCAGAAGCCAACTCCAAAACAGTATGGGACAGCCGAGTAGAGGGTTATATCATTCTGAGGGATCTAGACCTTTACCTCACCAAACTGGCAAGAGATTTCCTCCTGCTGGCTTCAAGAACACGCATCTGA